The window AAACCACAGAGCTGCAGGAAGACGGCGGCCTTAGCAGCGCCGTCCACAGGCCACTTCCTGTTGGAGAGACACAAACCTGAGTGCTTCCTGTCCTGCCCTTTCTGAATAAAAGCCCGGCTTTAACGTCCAGCTGATCTTAATCGGGAAGGTGGACATGACGTCCACGTCCTGTACAGGAAGTCCAGCACCATGGTGGTGTGGACATTCTGCCTCGTGATGGACGCCAGCCAGACGCTGGAGCGCTGAAGAGGAAGAAGCTGGTGTGATCATGGCGACCACAACACGTCCACCGCAACGCGTCCACCGCCTTTCTCCTGGACAAAAACATGAGACAACTCACTTCCTGCTCTGACAGGATCCTccactgcagtaaaagtacacaaacacgcgctttttgatttttttttctttaatagaAACAGTGTGAAATTATAGTTGGTGAAGCACAGAGATGTCATTAAAACACAAGTAATACTGTTCACTTCGGTTATTTCAACAAGTAAAGTCAACATTAACTTCtttttgttaaccctttaaagttCTCATCCACTTTAAAGCTATGGACAaatatttctttgcattttttatgtccttCGGCTATAATAACAAAGATCcatgtttatattttgatataccgcatagtttttaaaatataggcCCAGCTGAATCATTTACTGTTATAACATTTTAGTATACTAACGTACtattatataattaatttcATACAATATATACTGGAATAACATTGATTGTTCAaattatatgacatttttgttttttcttggcaGAAATGGGCCTCACTTGATCCTTCCGGATTTTGAATGAGCTtgaccatttaaagttttattgtttccaccgtttaatcttttttttgttttgacagaaatggtCTTCCATACGCGGAGTGATATCGATGTTTTAATGCGTTCACGGAAAAAAGGCCGTTTGTGCCCCTTTAACACTGCAGCTGCCGGTTAGCATGTTAGCTTAGCTGCTGCCCctctaaaatcaaaatcagtatataaagacagaaatgttcacaacattaatatatttatattaaataaattgtgTAGTGTAGAAGCGAATGTCTGTCAGACGGTGAAAGATCACAGATGAATCTGCCGCTATCAAATCGGATCGACTGAACCCGTTCCGACCTCCATTaaaaaatttgtcattttaataaatttcaCGTTTTAACTTAGTTAATACCAAAACACGACAGGACGTGTTTACAGACGGTAAATACCAATTCTTCTCGTGATTTCGGCGTGCGTGTGACCGAGCGTGCAGCTCTCGTTTTAACGTTAAACGTTAGAAATGAACCTCACCGACCTGAAGTTACCGCCCAGTCACGTAGCGTCGCCTTCCATTAAAATGATCCGTGAAACGGTGAAACAGTCGGCTGAAAACTCGCAGTAACATTGAACACAGCTGCTGTGTCTGCGCCGAACTGAAGGGCGGTCCCTATCGATTTATAACCGATAATCAATCACGACCTGCGCGTGAAACTCTGCCATCGATCAGCTATACGTCATTGGAAAtcgggtttttttttaaacggatGTTCGCTAGTAGCAGCACCTGCTAACGTTACCgcggcagacagacagacagacagacagacggtcTGTTCCCGCTGCTgcagtgcagacagacagagagacacacgcgcgcgcgcacacacacacacacacggtgttGTCGGTGCTCGGGGCTCTTACCGGCCCCGGTGCCGGTCGCAGAGCCTCCCGGACCCCGCCGTGCGTGCAGCCGGCCGTGTGACCGTCTGCCGCGGGCTCCCCGCTCGGTGTCTCCGCTCTGAGGGAAGATGTCGGCGGATGCAGCCGACCGTCAGCTGACGGCAGCTCCGGTGCGGCCGCGTCCCGTTCAGAACCTCCGGCCTCCTTCACCAGGATTCCTCCGGTCTGCACCGAGCTGGACTTCACCTCTCCGGCTCCGTCCAAACCCGAGGAGCCGGTATGAGTCACACACCGACGGCTCACCGGCTGCAGCTGCGACCGGCACCAGCACCGAGGAGGCGGGAGAGCGGGACGcatccttctcctcctctcctctcctctcctctcctcttctcttctcctcctttcctcagCTCCTGCATCAACATCTGttagggactgttagttatttgtgaggggaggaggtggtgaaaaagggggaggcatgttcagttattttttgcagtgctggggagggattgtgtgtgtgtgtgtgtgtgtgtgtgtgatatctAATATTCAGGGTTAAAAATATGAGAAAGATTCgatacaaaaaactgtttaaacatttttatttgaggGTCAAGAAGCTTCagaatcaataaaaacataaataaataaataaataaaaatcaataaataacaacaacaaacttaaTCCCTCACcgctcagaggtcagaggtcagagagcTGAATCACACGTCCTCACCTCGTCTGTCCTGAGAGGGACAACCGTCTCATGTTGTCAGGTCCAGGTTACTCAGCCGGGTTCTCCAGACCTCCTGCTGTCCTCCAGCTCTGTCCTCCAGCTCCACCCATGACTCGCCGCAGCAGGTCTGAGGGCGTGACTCGCCGCAGCAGGTCTGAGGGCGTGACTCGCCGCAGCAGGTCTGAGGGCGTGACTCGCCGCAGCAGGTCAGCaggttttaatgaaaaaaacgTCCCTGAACGAGTTCAAagatttcaagatttttttcaaactttaaacgTGTCATTTTCAAACAGGAAGGCGCTTTCGTCATCGTGGGGTCACATGACGTCCACGAAGAAGTCACCGGCGTTCCCCATGGCAAGGCAGAAGGACTGTCGGGGAGCAGAGAGGTCACGGCGCTGACCTCTGGGTGGCGAGGGGGCTTCTGAGTCACAGTGGGAGGTCAGGGGTCGGCGGGTGACATCGTCGCCCGGGGAACCTGTGGCTGGCTGTTTGTTGGGCAGAGCGCTCACTTCCTGCTTGGTggactctgattggctggctcCTCCCGCCTCCTTTAGACCATCACTACAGTTTGACCCGCTGCTGCGACTTCCTGCGAACACCGAAACACATCAGCAGCACTGAACTGTTGGTCATTCATGGGGAGgcacaactttaaaaaaaggattttctttgtattttaatgctgattttttaagaaaacatgtcttccaaacctgcaggttcatgactttgaaaaatatcttttctgtaaaaaatttgaacaattttataataaaaatttttggcgatttttttaaagaaaaaagagcattggcattatttttaattactatttttggattcttttttctttttaaaattcttaatgctttttaaagacaaaaaaatgaaaaaaagggtgattttttcttccattgaaaattttctcctttttttgggcattttttacagaaaaagactGGTAGGTATTCCATGGCAGTAAGAAGTTGCAGATTATAGAGTTACAGTCGTTACGTCACCTTCACTGAGCTGACTCCCcgctcctcttcctgctcctcttcctgctcctcctcctgctgctcctcctgctgctcctcctggtCCTGCTCCTGCCCCCCCCCAGGCCAGCGGCTGGTGGAGAAGGTGAGGCGAGCTGTATGGG is drawn from Plectropomus leopardus isolate mb unplaced genomic scaffold, YSFRI_Pleo_2.0 unplaced_scaffold4351, whole genome shotgun sequence and contains these coding sequences:
- the LOC121939217 gene encoding segment polarity protein dishevelled homolog DVL-3-like, translated to SDVVDWLHRNVEGFTDRREARKYAGNLLKAGYIRHTVNKVTFSEQCYYVFGDLCGDLGLLTLDQDEDSSRAGGSDCDPLGPAPGPQWPPAFPYQYPVPHPYSSPHLLHQPLAWGGAGAGPGGAAGGAAGGGAGRGAGRGAGSQLSEGSRSSGSNCSDGLKEAGGASQSESTKQEVSALPNKQPATGSPGDDVTRRPLTSHCDSEAPSPPRGQRRDLSAPRQSFCLAMGNAGDFFVDVM